A single genomic interval of Sphaerodactylus townsendi isolate TG3544 linkage group LG08, MPM_Stown_v2.3, whole genome shotgun sequence harbors:
- the HNRNPH3 gene encoding heterogeneous nuclear ribonucleoprotein H3 isoform X3 yields MMGQRPGPYDRPMGGRGGYYGAGRGSMYDRMRRGGGGYDGGYGGFDDYGGYNNYGYGNDGYDDRMRDGRGMGGHGYGGAGDASSGFHGGHFVHMRGLPFRATENDIANFFSPLTPIRVHIDIGADGRATGEADVEFVTHEDAVAAMSKDKNHMQHRYIELFLNSTAGGGSGMGGYGREGMDQGGYGSVGRMGMGSSYSGGYGAPDGLGGYGRGSGTSGGYYGQGNMGGGGWRGMY; encoded by the exons ATGATGGGACAGCGACCTGGACCATATGATAGACCAATGGGAGGAAGAGGGGGTTATTATGGAGCTGGGCGTGGAAGTATGTATGACAGAATGCGTCGAGGAGGTGGTGGATATGACGGTG GGTATGGTGGCTTTGATGACTATGGTGGCTATAACAATTATGGCTATGGAAATGATGGCTATGATGACAGAATGAGAGATGGGAGAG gaaTGGGAGGCCATGGCTATGGTGGAGCAGGAGACGCTAGCTCAGGTTTTCATGGTGGTCACTTTGTTCACATGAGAGGACTGCCATTTCGAGCAACAGAAAATGATATTGCTAAT TTTTTCTCACCCTTGACTCCTATAAGAGTACACATTGATATTGGAGCAGATGGAAGAGCAACAGGAGAAGCAGATGTGGAATTTGTGACACACGAAGATGCAGTGGCTGCCATGTCTAAAGATAAAAATCATATGC AACATCGATACATTGAACTGTTCCTGAATTCAACTGCTGGAGGCGGTTCTGGAATGGGAGGCTATGGCCGAGAGGGAATGG ATCAAGGTGGTTATGGGTCTGTTGGAAGAATGGGAATGGGCAGCAGTTACAGTGGAGGATACGGTGCTCCTGATGGCTTGGGTGGATATG gCCGTGGCAGTGGAACTAGTGGTGGGTACTACGGACAAGGCAACATGGGTGGAGGTGGATGGCGTGGAATGTATTGA
- the HNRNPH3 gene encoding heterogeneous nuclear ribonucleoprotein H3 isoform X1, which translates to MDWAGKHNGPNDSSSDGTVRLRGLPFGCSKEEIVQFFQGLEIVPNGITLTLDYQGRSTGEAFVQFASKEIAEKALGKHKERIGHRYIEIFKSSKSEIRGFYDPPRRMMGQRPGPYDRPMGGRGGYYGAGRGSMYDRMRRGGGGYDGGYGGFDDYGGYNNYGYGNDGYDDRMRDGRGMGGHGYGGAGDASSGFHGGHFVHMRGLPFRATENDIANFFSPLTPIRVHIDIGADGRATGEADVEFVTHEDAVAAMSKDKNHMQHRYIELFLNSTAGGGSGMGGYGREGMDQGGYGSVGRMGMGSSYSGGYGAPDGLGGYGRGSGTSGGYYGQGNMGGGGWRGMY; encoded by the exons ATGGACTGGGCTGGGAAACATAATGGTCCAAATGATTCATCTAGTGATGGAACAGTACGATTGCGTGGTCTGCCATTTGGCTGCAGCAAGGAGGAGATCGTTCAGTTCTTTCAAG GGTTGGAAATCGTGCCAAATGGGATAACATTGACGCTGGACTACCAGGGGAGAAGCACAGGGGAGGCCTTCGTGCAGTTTGCTTCAAAGGAGATAGCAGAAAAAGCTCTGGGGAAACACAAGGAAAGAATAGGGCACAG ATATATTGAGATCTTCAAAAGTAGTAAAAGTGAAATTCGAGGATTCTATGACCCACCACGAAGAATGATGGGACAGCGACCTGGACCATATGATAGACCAATGGGAGGAAGAGGGGGTTATTATGGAGCTGGGCGTGGAAGTATGTATGACAGAATGCGTCGAGGAGGTGGTGGATATGACGGTG GGTATGGTGGCTTTGATGACTATGGTGGCTATAACAATTATGGCTATGGAAATGATGGCTATGATGACAGAATGAGAGATGGGAGAG gaaTGGGAGGCCATGGCTATGGTGGAGCAGGAGACGCTAGCTCAGGTTTTCATGGTGGTCACTTTGTTCACATGAGAGGACTGCCATTTCGAGCAACAGAAAATGATATTGCTAAT TTTTTCTCACCCTTGACTCCTATAAGAGTACACATTGATATTGGAGCAGATGGAAGAGCAACAGGAGAAGCAGATGTGGAATTTGTGACACACGAAGATGCAGTGGCTGCCATGTCTAAAGATAAAAATCATATGC AACATCGATACATTGAACTGTTCCTGAATTCAACTGCTGGAGGCGGTTCTGGAATGGGAGGCTATGGCCGAGAGGGAATGG ATCAAGGTGGTTATGGGTCTGTTGGAAGAATGGGAATGGGCAGCAGTTACAGTGGAGGATACGGTGCTCCTGATGGCTTGGGTGGATATG gCCGTGGCAGTGGAACTAGTGGTGGGTACTACGGACAAGGCAACATGGGTGGAGGTGGATGGCGTGGAATGTATTGA
- the HNRNPH3 gene encoding heterogeneous nuclear ribonucleoprotein H3 isoform X2 translates to MDWAGKHNGPNDSSSDGTVRLRGLPFGCSKEEIVQFFQGLEIVPNGITLTLDYQGRSTGEAFVQFASKEIAEKALGKHKERIGHRYIEIFKSSKSEIRGFYDPPRRMMGQRPGPYDRPMGGRGGYYGAGRGRYGGFDDYGGYNNYGYGNDGYDDRMRDGRGMGGHGYGGAGDASSGFHGGHFVHMRGLPFRATENDIANFFSPLTPIRVHIDIGADGRATGEADVEFVTHEDAVAAMSKDKNHMQHRYIELFLNSTAGGGSGMGGYGREGMDQGGYGSVGRMGMGSSYSGGYGAPDGLGGYGRGSGTSGGYYGQGNMGGGGWRGMY, encoded by the exons ATGGACTGGGCTGGGAAACATAATGGTCCAAATGATTCATCTAGTGATGGAACAGTACGATTGCGTGGTCTGCCATTTGGCTGCAGCAAGGAGGAGATCGTTCAGTTCTTTCAAG GGTTGGAAATCGTGCCAAATGGGATAACATTGACGCTGGACTACCAGGGGAGAAGCACAGGGGAGGCCTTCGTGCAGTTTGCTTCAAAGGAGATAGCAGAAAAAGCTCTGGGGAAACACAAGGAAAGAATAGGGCACAG ATATATTGAGATCTTCAAAAGTAGTAAAAGTGAAATTCGAGGATTCTATGACCCACCACGAAGAATGATGGGACAGCGACCTGGACCATATGATAGACCAATGGGAGGAAGAGGGGGTTATTATGGAGCTGGGCGTGGAA GGTATGGTGGCTTTGATGACTATGGTGGCTATAACAATTATGGCTATGGAAATGATGGCTATGATGACAGAATGAGAGATGGGAGAG gaaTGGGAGGCCATGGCTATGGTGGAGCAGGAGACGCTAGCTCAGGTTTTCATGGTGGTCACTTTGTTCACATGAGAGGACTGCCATTTCGAGCAACAGAAAATGATATTGCTAAT TTTTTCTCACCCTTGACTCCTATAAGAGTACACATTGATATTGGAGCAGATGGAAGAGCAACAGGAGAAGCAGATGTGGAATTTGTGACACACGAAGATGCAGTGGCTGCCATGTCTAAAGATAAAAATCATATGC AACATCGATACATTGAACTGTTCCTGAATTCAACTGCTGGAGGCGGTTCTGGAATGGGAGGCTATGGCCGAGAGGGAATGG ATCAAGGTGGTTATGGGTCTGTTGGAAGAATGGGAATGGGCAGCAGTTACAGTGGAGGATACGGTGCTCCTGATGGCTTGGGTGGATATG gCCGTGGCAGTGGAACTAGTGGTGGGTACTACGGACAAGGCAACATGGGTGGAGGTGGATGGCGTGGAATGTATTGA